AAAAATAACAATACTTAAGTATATACTTAAATCATAAGTAATTAATAAGAGTGCTAATCCTTATAATTATCTTAGCCAAAATTTAAAAGATGATAACATAGGTATTCTCCCAAAACACACACTATTTTATCATCTTTGAATGTAAATAACTGGGAACAGTTTATTATAAAAGGATACTAGGGGGTATTTTTATGAAAAAATCAATGTTATTAGTAGGTGCATTTTTAGCAGTTGCTGCTATGGCACAAGCAAAAGAAGTTGTACCAGCTCCAGTTGTAGTTGAGGAAGCTCCAGTACAAATCGTAGAAAAGGAAGTTATTGTCTACAGAGACAAAGAAGAAGGATTTAGACCAAATGGTTACGTAGATCTACAATACAGATACTATGGAGATACAGAAGGAAATGGAACTAACTACTCTTCTACAAATAAAGATGGATGGAATACAAATAATAACTATTCAAGAATTCAATTATTAGGAAATATTAATATGACTGAAAACCAATCTTTAGAATACAGAGTAAGAGCTTATAATTCTTTAGATGAACATGGAGATCAAGGAGATAGTACATATAAAAATAGAACAGAAACAAGATTAAGATATTTCTATGATCATGGAGTATTAGGAGACTCTAAAGTAGATTTAACTTCAAGAATTAACTATAAAAATTATGCAGATTCAGATAATCAAAACGTGGAGTATCAAGCAAGATTTGATTTTGCTGACTATATGTTTAATAACGATGTTGTAAAAACTGATTACTTTATTGTAGCTCCAAAAGTAGGATATACTTGGAATGATGATAATAGTTCAGATTACTCAAATCAAGTAGGAATGGACTTATATACATATCATACATTACCATGGGGATTCTCAACAGAATTTAACTTATACTTTACAGAAAATTTCTATGGACAAGATCAAGCATTTAATAATGGACAAGATATGAAGGATAAAAACTTCACAGTTGATATGGAATTCTATATCTACAATACAACTAACCTTTATACAAATGGAAACTTCTCATTAGATCTTGGATTTGAAGGGGGATATGATCCATATACTTGGTCTCAAGAGAAAAAATTTGGAACTGCTGATGAAGGAAAATTAGGAACAGATGATGCAAGATATTCATTATATGCTTTACCATATTTACAAGCTAACTACGCTGTAACAGAAAATATGACTGTATATGCAGCAGCTGGAGCAGAGTATAGAGATTGGGCTGTAGAAAATGAGCATTCAGCAAAAGATTGGAGATGGCAACCAACAGTTTGGGCTGGATTTGTAACAACTTTCTAATCTAGAATATTATAAAAAATATAGATTTTTAGGAACCTCAATAGATTTTGTTGGGGTTCTTTTTTTATTACTATAAAAAAAAGAAATATTTATTTATAAAATATTAAGAAATACTAGACAACGTAGTTGGAATAAAATATAATAAAGGTATCAATAAAGATTCATAATTTATTCACATTCATCATATATACTTACTCAGTAAATGGATGAATGGGGGGAGGCTAAAATGAAAAAAATATTAATTGTTGATGATGAAGAGCAGATAAGAAATATATTGAGAATGTATTTAGTAAGAGAAGGTTATGAAATAAGTGAAGCAGAGGATGGAGAGAAGGGATTAAGGCTTTTTTATGAAAAACCTTTTGATTTAGTCATATTAGATGTAATGTTACCTAAAAAAGATGGTTGGAGTATCTTAAGAGAGATAAAAAAATATACAGAAACTCCAGTGATAATGTTAACAGCTAGAGATGATAGTGAAGATGAAGTATTTGGTTTTGAAATGGGAGCAGATGATTATATTACTAAACCATTTAATAACAAAGTTTTGCTGGCAAGAGTTAAGTCACTTTTGAGAAAAAGTAACAATAGTGTAGAATCTATAATAGAGATAGGAGATTTAGTAATAAATGATACCTCTCATAGTGTAACTGATTCAAAAAGAGAGATAGAGTTAGCTCCTAAAGAGTATGATTTATTAGTATATCTTGTAAAAAATAATAAAATAGCTTTAAGTAGAGAAAAGCTTTTGAATGAGGTATGGGGCTATGATTTTTTAGGAGATGATAGAACTATAGATACTCATATAAAAAACCTTAGAAAGAAAATA
This portion of the Candidatus Fusobacterium pullicola genome encodes:
- a CDS encoding response regulator transcription factor, which codes for MKKILIVDDEEQIRNILRMYLVREGYEISEAEDGEKGLRLFYEKPFDLVILDVMLPKKDGWSILREIKKYTETPVIMLTARDDSEDEVFGFEMGADDYITKPFNNKVLLARVKSLLRKSNNSVESIIEIGDLVINDTSHSVTDSKREIELAPKEYDLLVYLVKNNKIALSREKLLNEVWGYDFLGDDRTIDTHIKNLRKKIGKGAIKTIRGIGYKLDL